One region of Marivirga arenosa genomic DNA includes:
- a CDS encoding M3 family metallopeptidase: MNNPLLEEFKTPFQTPPFDKIKSEHFMPAIEEAIKEAKQEIEEITSQDETPTFENTVEALEFSGKKLNSIASILFNLNSAETNEEIQAAARDASPILSEFGNDIWQNEALFKRVKAVHNQKDELGLNQEQQMLMDKTYKSFVRNGADLNSVDKARFKEISKKLSQLTLTFGENVLAETNDFELVISDEKDLGGLPDSIKKQAASTAKSKGHEGKWVFTLQAPSFVPFMENADNRELREKLYKAFMSKANKGDKHDNKDIIKEIVSLRSEMANLLGYGSYADYVLEERMAEGADKVQKFLSDLLNQSLPKAKEEVEEIKAFIKKEGDDIELQRWDWAYYSEKLKKKKYAIDDELLRPYFKLENVLDGVFQTAERLYDIRFKEVKNIPVYHEEVTTYEVTDLDGKPIAIFYADFHPREGKRGGAWMTTYRDQYRKDGEEVRPLVSNVCNFTPSSPDNPSLLTFNEVTTLFHEFGHALHAMLGNGQYGSLTGANVYWDFVELPSQIFENWCYEKECLDLFAKHYETGEKIPQEYIDKIKASSTYHEAYATVRQVSFAMLDMAYFSLSKEEADTIDDVAAFEQKAMAPTELFPSVEGALMSTQFGHIFAGGYASGYYSYKWAEVLDADAFSLFKEKGIFNKEVAQSFKDNILSKGGSEHPMELYKRFRGREPKIEALLERAGLK, from the coding sequence ATGAATAATCCTTTATTAGAAGAATTTAAAACACCCTTTCAAACCCCTCCATTTGATAAAATTAAGTCTGAGCATTTTATGCCTGCAATAGAGGAGGCGATAAAAGAAGCTAAACAGGAAATAGAGGAAATCACTTCTCAAGACGAAACACCAACCTTTGAGAATACAGTTGAAGCATTAGAATTTAGCGGCAAAAAATTAAACTCCATAGCATCGATATTATTTAATCTGAATAGTGCAGAGACCAATGAGGAAATTCAGGCTGCTGCCAGAGATGCTTCACCTATTTTATCAGAATTTGGAAATGATATATGGCAAAATGAAGCACTATTCAAAAGAGTAAAAGCAGTTCATAATCAGAAAGATGAATTGGGTTTAAACCAAGAACAGCAAATGCTTATGGATAAAACGTATAAGTCATTTGTAAGAAATGGAGCAGATTTAAATTCTGTAGATAAAGCCCGATTTAAAGAAATTTCCAAAAAGCTTTCCCAACTCACACTTACGTTTGGTGAAAATGTTTTGGCTGAGACAAACGATTTTGAATTAGTTATTTCAGACGAAAAGGACTTAGGTGGCCTACCAGATTCTATAAAAAAACAGGCGGCATCCACAGCAAAAAGCAAAGGCCATGAAGGCAAATGGGTTTTCACATTACAAGCTCCAAGTTTTGTACCTTTTATGGAAAATGCTGATAATAGAGAGCTCAGAGAGAAACTTTATAAAGCATTCATGTCTAAAGCCAACAAAGGCGATAAGCATGATAATAAAGATATTATAAAAGAGATTGTTAGCCTAAGGAGCGAGATGGCAAACCTTTTAGGGTATGGAAGCTATGCGGATTATGTATTAGAAGAAAGGATGGCAGAAGGAGCAGATAAAGTTCAAAAATTCTTATCTGACTTATTAAATCAATCATTACCAAAAGCGAAAGAAGAAGTTGAAGAAATTAAAGCGTTTATTAAGAAGGAAGGTGATGATATTGAATTACAAAGATGGGATTGGGCCTACTATTCTGAAAAGCTGAAGAAAAAGAAATATGCGATTGATGATGAATTGCTAAGACCTTATTTCAAATTGGAAAATGTTTTAGATGGCGTATTCCAAACAGCTGAAAGATTATATGATATCAGATTTAAGGAAGTAAAGAATATTCCGGTTTATCATGAGGAAGTTACTACTTATGAGGTGACAGATTTAGATGGCAAACCAATAGCCATTTTTTACGCAGATTTCCATCCTCGTGAAGGAAAAAGAGGAGGTGCCTGGATGACGACTTATCGTGATCAATACAGAAAAGATGGTGAAGAAGTAAGACCATTAGTTTCAAATGTTTGTAATTTTACCCCCTCATCCCCTGATAATCCTAGTTTATTAACATTCAATGAGGTAACTACTTTATTTCATGAATTTGGTCATGCTTTACACGCCATGCTAGGTAATGGTCAATATGGAAGTTTAACCGGAGCGAACGTATATTGGGATTTTGTGGAATTACCTTCACAAATATTCGAAAACTGGTGTTATGAAAAGGAATGTCTGGATCTTTTTGCGAAACACTATGAAACAGGAGAAAAGATTCCTCAAGAGTATATCGACAAGATAAAAGCAAGTAGTACTTACCATGAAGCTTATGCTACGGTTAGGCAAGTAAGCTTTGCTATGTTGGATATGGCATATTTCAGTTTATCAAAAGAGGAAGCCGATACTATTGATGATGTTGCTGCTTTTGAGCAAAAAGCCATGGCTCCAACTGAATTATTTCCTAGTGTGGAAGGGGCTTTAATGAGTACTCAATTTGGTCATATTTTTGCTGGAGGTTACGCTTCTGGATATTACAGCTATAAATGGGCAGAAGTTTTGGATGCAGATGCATTCTCACTTTTTAAAGAAAAAGGAATTTTCAATAAGGAGGTTGCTCAATCCTTTAAAGACAATATCCTATCAAAAGGCGGAAGTGAACATCCAATGGAATTGTATAAAAGATTCCGTGGAAGAGAACCTAAAATAGAAGCTTTACTAGAAAGAGCAGGCTTAAAATAA